From a region of the Candidatus Methylomirabilota bacterium genome:
- a CDS encoding DUF86 domain-containing protein translates to MPSKSSDWRIRIRHILDAIAENQNYIGGKSYDQFCEDTKTLKAVVWNLTIIGEAARHIPPSVEATCPEIPWPQIRGMRNRIVHGYERIDWEIVWKAVQDELPPLVPLFEKLLRTAPD, encoded by the coding sequence TGCCCTCTAAGTCCTCAGACTGGAGAATCCGCATTCGGCACATCCTGGATGCTATCGCAGAGAACCAAAACTATATCGGCGGCAAGAGCTACGATCAGTTTTGCGAAGACACGAAAACGTTAAAGGCGGTCGTGTGGAATCTAACGATTATTGGTGAAGCCGCCCGACACATCCCGCCCTCCGTCGAGGCAACTTGTCCCGAGATCCCATGGCCACAGATACGCGGCATGCGAAACCGCATCGTTCACGGCTACGAGCGGATCGATTGGGAAATCGTCTGGAAAGCGGTTCAGGACGAGCTGCCACCCCTGGTTCCTCTCTTTGAGAAGCTGCTACGCAC